The stretch of DNA ATAGACCGCCGTCACCTGTTCGCGCTCACGCAGATAGGCAACTGTGTCATCCGCATTGGCCGCAGCAACCCGGTAGAGCATGCCCCGGCACGCGCCACCGCGGGTCAGACCCAGCACAAGCCCCGGCTTCTCCGGCGTGCCGCGATGATGGTGGCTGTAGACGCAGAACGCCCGGTGATACCCGGCGATCCGGGCCTGATGGCGCTCCAGATACTCAAAGCCCGGCCGCCACATGAGCGAGCCGTAACCAAAGACCCACAGGTCCTGAAAATTATCATCCACGGCTGCGCCAGACCTTCGTAAATGCACTATCGTTGGCAGGTGGTGCAGCCGACGACCGTCTGCACACCCCCGCAATATCGCAAGTCTGGCCTCATGCTCAACCGCATCCCCAAAATCTCATACCCGCTTCTTGGCCTGCTCCTGCTCATGGGCCTTTACTGGATCTACTGGAGCACGCTGGCAGACCGCATGAAGGTCGAAGTGGAAAACTGGGCCGCCGCACAATCGCGCAACGGCATCACCGTCACTTGGGACGACATGCGCGCCAGAGGCTGGCCCCTGCGGCTGCGCCTCGAACTCGACAATCTGCGCTACGACGCCGCCAATGCGGACGTGCCGTGGAGCTGGACCACACCCGAGTTTCACGCACACGCGTTGCCCTATCGGCTCAATCACATCATTGCGTCCGCCAAAAGTCCCATGCAGGTGACCTATGGCACAGCCGAGGCACAACAAGACTGGGAAGTGACGGCTGACGGCACGGACGCAAGCTACGTCATGGAGAGCGGTGCCCCGGCGCGGCTCGCCATTGATCTGCAATCTGTCGTGGCAACCCGCCTGGATTTGCCGGCGACTGTCGGAGCCGAGCGTCTCCAGCTTCACGCCCGCAAGGCGGATGATGTGCCCGGGGCAGTCGACATCGCCCTGCGTGGCGCCGACATCGCCATGGGAAAGACCCTGGCTCCCGGCATCACCGATATTCTCGGCCCACTCATCAACCACGTAGGCATTCAGTCACGTGTGACCGCAAATGCCGGTGACAATGTGTTTCAGGATATCGCGCTGCTGCAGCTTGAAGGCAGCGAAATTCAGGTCTCGCAGGGCACGGTCACCTGGGGTGACACCGGCGCAACCGGAACCGGCAAACTTGAAATCGCCCCCGACGGCACAAGCAATGGCCGTTTCGACACAACCCTCAAAGGCCATGACACCATCGTGGATGGCCTGATTGCCCAGGAGCTTGTTGCACGCAACCTGGAAGGCACGCTGAAATCAGCCCTCGCCATCCTGTCTTTGACATCAGGCGCTGACCCCGGACATATCCGTCTGCCGGTTATCATCCGCGACAGCGAGGTTTTTTTGGGCCCGGTGCCGCTCAGAATGTGAGCAGGCCCCAACGCCCGCGAGCCTACTGCTCGTCGTCGCCGGGCTTCGCGTGGCGTCCAAAATCCGGCACCGCTGAATCCTGACCAGCATCAATGATGCCGCGTCGAATGTCCCGCGTCCGGGTAAACAGAGTGAACAGCGCATCGCCGTCTCCCCAGCGGATTGCTCGCTGTAGGGCCGACAGGTCTTCCGCAAAGCGTCCAAGCATCTCCAGCACGGCT from Pyruvatibacter sp. HU-CL02332 encodes:
- a CDS encoding DUF2125 domain-containing protein, encoding MHYRWQVVQPTTVCTPPQYRKSGLMLNRIPKISYPLLGLLLLMGLYWIYWSTLADRMKVEVENWAAAQSRNGITVTWDDMRARGWPLRLRLELDNLRYDAANADVPWSWTTPEFHAHALPYRLNHIIASAKSPMQVTYGTAEAQQDWEVTADGTDASYVMESGAPARLAIDLQSVVATRLDLPATVGAERLQLHARKADDVPGAVDIALRGADIAMGKTLAPGITDILGPLINHVGIQSRVTANAGDNVFQDIALLQLEGSEIQVSQGTVTWGDTGATGTGKLEIAPDGTSNGRFDTTLKGHDTIVDGLIAQELVARNLEGTLKSALAILSLTSGADPGHIRLPVIIRDSEVFLGPVPLRM
- a CDS encoding gamma-glutamylcyclotransferase, whose amino-acid sequence is MDDNFQDLWVFGYGSLMWRPGFEYLERHQARIAGYHRAFCVYSHHHRGTPEKPGLVLGLTRGGACRGMLYRVAAANADDTVAYLREREQVTAVYREVRVNAVKLDDKSRHSNVLTYVAEPGHEQYAGRLDAPTQAQLIAYGEGKSGRNPEYLASMVEHLREMGIRDSGLEALLLDVEAKLAAD